From the Lathyrus oleraceus cultivar Zhongwan6 chromosome 4, CAAS_Psat_ZW6_1.0, whole genome shotgun sequence genome, one window contains:
- the LOC127136694 gene encoding uncharacterized protein LOC127136694 produces the protein MAAILSPTDLESTQLGYANKEEFEVLAIDTLMDTNWRNPIINYLKDPSIDTERKTKYMALSYVLMGNELFKKTPEGILLKCLGENEAYLALSSVHSGAWKKPKNWHKTLDQALWACRTSPKEATNITPFQLTFGHDAVLPVKIYLQSVRIQRQGEIPFDLYWEMMMNELVDLDEERLHALEVLRRQKERVARAYNKRVKGKTFIMNDLVWKVILPMDRKNKTLGKWSPHWEGPFRILKEFSNNAYEIEELAEDRRILKVNGKYLKKYKPFVHEVKIITT, from the exons ATGGCTGCCATATTGTCTCCGACAGATTTGGAAAGCACTCAGTTAGGATATGCTAACAAAGAAGAGTTTGAAGTACTGGCCATTGATACCTTAATGGATACAAATTGGAGGAATCCAATTATTAATTATCTCAAGGACCCTTCGATAGATACAGAAAGAAAAACCAAGTACATGGCTTTATCTTATGTTTTGATGGGGAATGAATTATTCAAGAAAACCCCTGAAGGGATCCTGTTGAAATGTTTAGGAGAAAACGAGGCGTACTTAGCATTATCTAGTGTACATAGTGGAGCCT GGAAGAAGCCaaaaaattggcacaaaactTTAGATCAAGCACTTTGGGCTTGTCGAACCTCCCCTAAAGAAGCTACTAATATTACACCTTTCCAACTTACATTTGGACATGATGCAGTATTACCTGTCAAAATCTACTTGCAATCAGTGAGAATCCAAAGACAAGGAGAAATTCCATTTGACCTATATTGGGAAATGATGATGAATGAACTGGTTGATTTGGACGAAGAAAGGTTACATGCATTAGAAGTATTAAGAAGACAGAAGGAGAGGGTAGCAAGAGCATACAATAAGAGGGTCAAAGGTAAAACTTTCATTATGAATGATTTAGTTTGGAAAGTTATATTACCTATGGATCGAAAGAACAAAACATTAGGAAAATGGTCTCCACATTGGGAAGGACCTTTTCGAATTTTAAAAGAATTTTCAAATAATGCATACGAAATAGAAGAACTAGCAGAGGATCGAAGAATCCTAAAAGTAAATGGGAAATACTTAAAGAAGTATAAACCATTTGTGCATGAAGTTAAAATCATAACAACATAG